Sequence from the Megalops cyprinoides isolate fMegCyp1 chromosome 4, fMegCyp1.pri, whole genome shotgun sequence genome:
TggggtcatttttttcagatcatTGTGTTGATTTCCCTTCCTGCCATTGAAGTCTGTTTGGAGCAGCACTGCTCCTTGTACAGTATACCAAGTCATAATGTCGTGGTCTGTAGTGTAGTAGTCTGATGTGGTCATATTCACAATAGGTATAATAGGGGGAAGCATTTGAGGTGTGTGACAAGACCACCTAACTGAATGCAACTGTAATAATaagattatgattatgattatcatatgattgttaaaataattaatatacgTCTTGCATCATATTTTCCTACCAgaaatatataatttcaaaGGAGATGCTCATTAATCATTTAAAGGTCCACTAAGCAGGAATTGTACAGATGCCAGTGAAGAGACTCAGGTTGTTTCCTGTTCAGTGTGTCATGTACTACAGTTTTATTTGTGACTGAGGACATCTAGTGGCTACTCTTAGAATTATGTCCATTATAAATGTATTGGCTATTTTCAGATATCCACCCAGTATAGATGTCCATCTTTTGGAAGGTCTTGGATTGGAGATGAAATTTTTGTGTACCACACAGTTTCCccacaacaaacaacaaaaacaaaaacaaagaaatgagaaaacCTCTTATTGAAGGCCTGTTTATTGGAAACACTGAAGCACACTTTCTCCAAGTACTTCTTAGTTGTTCATCATAGCCTGTTGAAAAACAAGAAGACAGTCATGAGTTTCGCAGATGTGCCGTCACTGTGAGAAATAAAGCTCTGATGTGCTTGTCTGTGGCCGCAGGTGTGGTACCTGGCTGATCCAGTCATTGAAGGCAGAGACGCGAGTGAAGACAGTGGGCTTCTTAATGTAGTTGCAGCCCAGGCCAGAGACAAAGCTGGCAATACCGTGCACCTCCCAGACTCCTTCAGGGTTCCTACAGTTCAGGGGGCCACCGGAATCACCCTGAAGAGAGAGGGTCAATTCAGTTTccacgcacacgtgcacacacatacatgcacgtaATACATACATGCACGTAGACTCACATGCCcatataatcacacacacacacacacacacacacacacacacacacacacacacacacacacacacacacactcacagtcacacacacaatcacagacactTACATTGCAGCCACCAACGACGCCATCTCCTCCAGCGCAAACCATGGTTTTTCTGAGAGCAGGGCCCCACCAGTCAGGCTTGGTGCAGGTGGCATGATCCACCACAGgcatcagggcctgctgcaggTTATCAGCAATGGGGCCGTTGgctggaacacacacatgcacacgcgtgcacacacacacacacacacacacacacacacacacacacacagttaggAAATTCAAGCAAAAGCAGAAGAGATATGATTTCCGAAAAAACCCTTATTTCAGAGCAGGTTTGCTTCCTCCATGTACATGTAAGAGGACCAATCCATGCAGTGCACAGCCACATCCTGGGAGTACAGACTCACTGTACAAACTCTGTAGCTTTAAATGCACTGTGACATTTTGCGGCAGGTGACAGACGGATGGTGAGGCCTTGTGGTTAATGTCATTACCCTCGACagtatacgcacacacacatacacacacaggcagatatgcatacatgtgcatacacatatgccCACAGGCATgggcacacacatacccacaggcacaaatccacacaggtgcatccacatgtgcacacacatgaatgcaggcacatatgcgcgcacacacacacacacacacacacacacacacagctgcaggtgcACTCAATACACACGCAATGCTCAGGCCAGCTATATTCAGTGTTGCATTTCGAGTGGTTAATTTCTCAGGGCTGTCCCTGTTCCTATATGAGGAGCTCACTGTAGAGTCTGCCCCAGCCAGTGATGTAGCAGGGGTACTCGTGGGCCAGGATGGTCTCAGCTGCAGGTATGCAGGCCAGCTGGACCTGGTCACTCAGGGTCACGTGCTCCGAAAGCTTGATCAGGGCGATGTCGTTACTggccgcaaaaaaaaaaaaaaaaaaaaaaaaacagggtgatCAGAGATTGGTTGAGATGTCAGATATAGTATGTGATTGGTGCAGCTGGCTTTGCTCCATCTATCTGCAGCACACGTCTCTTGAGCCTGACTAATAAGTAAGATCTTTTACAGTCTTTTATTTGTCTTTCACTTATTAGATGCCACTATAGAGTGATGCAAAAAGGCAGCTATTTTGGGCACTAGAGCCTGTTACTTTGGGCCCTAAGCTCAACTACTGCTCCTCAGACATGAAAGCAATTAACACCATCTAGTTCTACATGAAATTACAGTTCTGAATTAATCTCAGGGTCATTTACAATATCCTCTATTTGACATAACAGGTGTGATGTATTAACTGTGATGTATTAATGTGTTAATAGCTAATTCCTGTTACTGATTGAGTCTGTGGGTACCTCAGTTTCAAATAGCCATTGTCTCAACCGAAATTTTAGCTTTGTTCTATTATTCCATCACTTGTGGCCTAGCAGATGCCTAGAGTGACTTGCTTGTTTACTTAtcttccatttatacagctgggtatttactgtaGTTCAGGTTCAAGCATGCAACAGCAAACCCAGCTTGAAATGAAGCGAGAAACCTTCAGGGTACTTGGGCCTATCTGCTATGCCTAACATGCTGTCTTCCACTCTGAAAGACCTGGAAATCCTGCTGGATCCTGGACACAACAGGGACAACATTGAGCAATGTCTCCAGTTCTGATGGGAATTGAAGTCCAGATCTAGCTTATAAGTCAGGCCTGGACTACGGCTCCCATGGGCACCCTTACCCCAGGGCAACCAGGATGGGGTTCCACTTCTCATGGACGATCAGCGTCTCGGGGGTGATGGCCTGGGACCCGGGCTCATCCAGCAGCAGGTTGTGCTTTCCGACGAACACCCTGTAGGTCAGCTTTGTGCTGTGGAGGTAACAGGTCAATGGTCAGCAGCAGAGCAGCTTTGGAGGTCCTGAATGTTCCCATAAACTGCCTGTATCAGGGAACTCAGCCTTTTCTTAATGTCTGTCAGGAATACTGTCagttgaaaatatatatatatagaaaaacaGAGCATATTGCTGAGTCTGTTTTTCTATTATAATTGATTAGGccaacacattttcagaaagctttagaggtgatttttttcagagaaagaatATGATGCAACGAATTCaattgaatgaataattaaataacaaagaaaaagagtATAAAGTGTATAAAGAGTATAGATGTTTAAAACAAGTAGCAGTTAGTAACAGGGACTGCCGTGTCTGGTGTGTTTGGCAACAAACATGCAGACGTACTTGATACAGTGGGCAGCAGTCATGACCCAGTTGGTGGCGATCAGAGACCCTCCGCAGGTGTGCCTCCACTCATTGTCCCTCAGATACTGCAGAGAGATCTGGACAAGACAGCCACAGCATATATTACAGATGTAATACAATATGCATTTAatagaatttatttaaaataataaccgCATTCAGTGGTCTGAGACTGGAGACTAAAAAAACTTCCAGGttcatgaaaaaagacaaaaaaaggctTATCATTTGTTCCCAATTTAATTACTAATTGCTTGAAAAATAAGTACTGTTCTActctgtacacacagacacacacactcaaaaattTCCTACCTGTATTtagataatatatttttaagcaTTGTTGTATATCGTGAagcatattatatttttttcctgctggaaGATATTCTGATAGATAGAGATGAGCCTGTACCTGCCAGGGCCAGCTGTGGGGATGGGCGTCCACTCCGTTGACCACTCTCGAGGACAGTGGCTCGATGGGGGGTGTGCCACACCCATAGGCTGAGGGAACACAGGCATGACTGGAGTCAGGACACTGCTGTGACGTGGAACAGCCCACTGTGAAGGAATCCATGTGAAGgatttctcctccctctcctctttgtgtctctcttattctcttctttctcattctctctctcatgctctcctTTGCCCTCTGATTCGTCCCATTGTAAGCATCACTGATGTCTTTCACAGACACTCCTCACCCCATCGCTTTTCACTTTGACTGTAAATTGTGACTCTGCTGTCAATAGtgacctgtgtttttttctgaaaaacttGCATTGTTGCGCACTCCTTCATTTCGGCTGTCTTTGATACTGCAGATCTGAGAGTAAGAGACCAGTTGCGGAACTCCAGAGcacagttttcctttttccccatcAATTGTTCTAATGAAGGTAACAATGGTCATGAAAGCCCCTGGCATTGCTTTAGAAAAGCCAAATATGACCATGAAAGCCCCAAGCGAATGGCAGAGCAGAGAACATAAGACACCGAACGTTACCATTCAACCTGCATCTCAGGGCACGCCACAACAAACACCAGAGAAGACCATCTTACCGCTGGCGAAGAGGATGGAGGCCAACACGATTGGGATCATCTTGAAGCCTTGTTACTGCTGGCCAAGCCCCCGCAGGTCAGCAGTTTTTATAGAAGACCTCTTCTGCCAGTGGGTGTGGCGTCTGATAGGTTTAGGGGGTTTCTTAGGTGCCAGTGTAAGAAAtgtgaagggggaaaaaagaggtcAGGGTCTGAACAAGCATGGAAATTTTTTATGATAAGGACACTGAATCCGAAACTGGGACTGGGACAATTCAAGCTCACAGCTCACGCTTACTCAACGCAGGCTGCTTGGGCTGTTTTGCATGAGCTGCATCTGGAGTGTCAAGGTGTGTTCCCACGACCTCCACATTAAGCACACGTGGTCCCGTGGTCAGGCGCAATGGTTATCAGGTGACACCCCAGGTGGCAGGTGTGCCAGCTTTGCAGTGACCCTGGGAAGAGCCGCAGGTGTGACGGTGCCAGATCTGGCCAGTTTGTTCTAAACCCAATCTGAAACCAGTGTCCAATCGCATCTCAGACCTTCAGGTGCTGACCCAGCAGAGACAGTTAATCCAGCTAGTCCCAGGTGACTTTACTTCTCTTACATAAGAGGCGACTTCTCCTTGGGGCTGTGTCCGTTTAGTCTCTTTAACTTAAAGAAGGAGTTTCTGAAAGTGGGGAAGCATGCAGCAGGCACGTCAGAGGTCTGTACCGCAgtgaaacataaataaataaaagcaaaactgagatgATTACAAGTGATTGATCTGATGAGGATTATCTGAGTTGATTGTGTTGTATTGAATTGAACCACAGCAAAAGCTACAACTGTAGTGGCATATAAGCAGTTCCAATTAAAGAGTGTATGAGAGGTAATTGATTGATCACATGATAATCCTCCTGCAAAGTATAAATAAAGGGACTCTGacatctctccctttttctgttcctctcaTTGGTGGAAGAAAGCTGAGCACCACAAATTTATTTAAGAACCCCAGTGTCCTTTAGGACACAATAGTGGCATTGCAAATAACAGGGACGACTGTATCTGTTTAAATCTCATCAGTGATTTTTTCTTCAGACACTCTGACAGTTCTTTATTTGTTACATTACCATGGTCAATCTTTGCTTGCAATGTGGTGCTTTAGCGTGACGTGAAAAGTGTGCTGACATTCTGAAGACTGTATAAATGACAGAAGAATCAGTATGAGTTGGACGCCACCCTGTAAATCTCCATTTAGCTTTACCTACCCTCTGCATCTAAGTAAACAGTCTCCAAAGTTGATCTATCAATGGTATAGGTGTTCAGAACTGTATACCGTACAGTAACAGCCTGAATTTAAACAACATACTATGTTTCACTGAGGACATCCCTCTTCCTCTTGTTGCAAAATGAGTAACAGTTTGTGCCATTTTATGTTCTTTAATAACATTGTATTCCATTTTTCTACTCTAATATCACTGACACTGTGATTCTAGACCTTTCTCATCTGGTCACCACTATCTAGGAAACATATCTATCCATTAACATGTTAATGTTAGCTTGTTAACAAATTGAAGAAGAATTGCTGtctgtatgtaaataaaagtaGTTTACACAAATCCATACAATTTTATTGATGCTGGGTGACGTGAAGCATATAATCAAGAAAATGATAAACACTCAACACTGAATTTTGGGATTTCACAATGTTTCTGAACAATGTTCTCTGACACACAAAGTCCTTTACATGTGTTTATACTGCAGAGCAAGTTCATCAAGTTAAGCCAGACTTACTCTGAAGGGCTGCTGAAGTCCTCATACTACTGAACATGTCCATCAGTCCAAATGGAAACACACAGGACCGACAACAATTAAATTGTCCATACTGTAGAAAATCTTAAGCATAGAAATAACTGAATTGACAGCTTTAACTGGTGGTTATGCATTCCTTCTGAGTAATACGGAGGGTTAAGTGTCTTTGGTCAAATGGGTTTTGGATGGAGACATTTTCATGTGATCCTTGTGATTTTCATTGACTGGTAATATAAATGGCCAGTCTTGCCAAAGTGTGAAGATGAGCTACGAGATTACATATGGGTGATTATTGGTTGTTGGGGATGAGACACACATGGCTGAAAATCACTGTGTCAagaactgagtgtgtgtgaacatgtgtgcgcacgtgtgtgtatgagtgtgtgtgtgtgtgtgtgtgcgtctgtctgcgtgtgtgagggcatgcttatatgtgtgcttgtatgtgtgaatatgtatctgtgtgtattacTCTCAtaacgcacacaaacaaaaaaacaaaaatacagtcacatccacatagacacacagtaacacacagatgcatagtcacacacacacacaaacacatgcacacatacacacacacaaacacacacacacactgttccccTGGCAGTGCTGGGAAAGAAGCAGCTGTTAGCCTGTAGCTGGAACACCATCCTCACAGAGGCCTTCAGACACATGATAAGGGCGTGTTTGGCGTGTATTTTGTAGAGAGCAGTGTCCTTCCCCTGTgatatttaatgtatatttactgCTGGTTGATTCACAATCTTTGAGCGCCCTCATACCATATGAATATAATGGTGTCCTTCAAACTTTAGCTGCTGCCTTTATACTCTGATTTCTTTAGCTGTCTTTATTCTATAAAATATGGTACTATAAACTGGCATTCTGTCCCCTGTACTGTGACTTAGTAAGAtactgtttcagtttgttcCTGAGCACATGTATTGCATGCgaaacattcatttttgtaatcaattattttattatttttctgaaaatccTTCGGGAAGGTATTGCGTTACACTCATATTTGTACAGAATtgtgcacacactgacagaggttgtgaatacacagaaaaactgttgaaaaactgaaatgtgcagAATCACCCTCAGAATGCTCAGCTGTGATCTGCACTATTGCACGGCTTTAATGCATCTTCTGTCTGGAAGAGCAGGAAGCCACTGAAGGAGCAGCGATCATGCGCATCGTCATAGACCTTAAAGCCGGACGGCAGACGCACATAGACCTGGTCTCCCACCTCCAGCACCAGTGTGGCTGCACTGGACGAGACATCCTCTGTATTATCAGTTTTATACTGGAATGCAGAAACTATGTGCTCATCGTTCTTATACAGGGTTGTGCCAATATGCGCCCCGTTGCTCATATACCCAAAATTAGTGAAGCTGAAGAAGTAGACTCCTTTCACTGGCGCTGTGAACATCCCtgcaacagagaaaaaaaaggagagagataaACAGAGGAAGATTCACATAGACTCACAGAGAGGAGCAAACGTTCAGTGAAGGTGTCTGTCTGGTTACCTCCGTGATATGTATGTTAACCATACATTTACATAGACATCCATGTCAGTGGGTGTGTAGAGTACCTGTAAGAAGGTACTTACTTGGTCtcattcatgaaaatatttgtcaaaGAGATCACCCAATTTCATTCTTACCCTCATTTGTATAATGAGAAATACCAACTATTCATAAGTTGCATGCTCGTGCATCTTATCTGCAATTAGCTCAAGTAAACACCTGAAAATCCCATATAAGGGCATTCAGCTTTAGTTGAGGGGAGATATTCTCTCTGATTCAGAGACATAAACAATGCTGACAGAAGTagatgcaagaaaaaatatgtatttcatagTGTGAGCAGTGGAGTGTCCAGAACATCAGTTAATCACTATTTGAAAAAAGGACTCTGTCTAAATGGAGGACTCCATCTTATCACCAACATATTTTAGATCAAACAGTTTGCCCTGATGAAGTTTGGTGTAATAATGACATTTGTAGCCAAAAGTATGTGGGAGCAGACTTTGCAGGTGTAAGACGGGAGTAAAACATGCATGGCTACATGTAATTCATACCTTGTCTCAAAGACACTCATCAGTTCTCTGAATCATAACcctgttctctggagtgataCAGACATAGGGTCCGCTTGTTTCAGTTCACGTGGTGGTAAGGGAATGTCTTGTTTCGTGGACATGTTGTGGAAGACAGAGTGGACATGTCTTCTTACACTCCAATAGTGTGCTCCATTACTAAGCTAGTGCGCATATGTGGTTGTATTGAACCTTCTGTAGTGTCTGCTGGTTGGCCAGTCGTGTTACCAGCCAGGTTTTCGTAACATAACTCTAAATAGAAGAGGATAATACTGATGAAGATCACTTGGCCGAAATTTGCAATTCACCCTCTGCACTTGGGTGCTTCACCTGTGTGTACCTCATTCCTTTTGGTGGGATTTGTGCAGTCCCAGATAATAatggtgaaatgtgtgtgcttgcattcCAGGTAAGAAGAAATTGATGCAATTCAGTGAATCTGGCTCACTGTCCCTGCGGATGGGTGTATATCATACCTGTGGTTGGGTTGTAGTTAGCGCCAATGTTTGTGACCACATCCTTGTAGATCAGGGTAGTATGGATATTGAATGGACCAGTGTGTTGTTTCCCGGACTCTAACAGCCTGGCTGTGAAGGCCACCTTTGGTGTATCTGTAAACACATTGCCATCAAACTAAGTATGAAAGGAAAGTTTATCACAGTTTAACAGATAAATCTAccctttcacaaaaaaaaaaaaccactcacTTTGTATTACTTACATGGTTCAGAGCCTTCTGCCTCACTTCCTTGACAAAGCAATAGCTTTACTGAGCATTGAGACCTTCTTTGTACTAGTTTTAGCCAAATATggaacctgtttttttctcttcttgaCTTCTTTCACTCTCAATGTCCTTTTCACGTGTTCTACAGTAAACATGTACAAACACTAAACATAAAGGGGAAATTTcctctaaatgttttttgtttgcaagtATTTCATACTTCTGTGGCTCTTCCAACTTCCAACTCATGCCAAAATGCGCCCAGTTGAAAAGgcaaaccaaccaaaaaaaaattacaaaccAACAAttagtttttcatattttaccttgtttttctttctccagcttctccacTCTGGCCTTCAGAGCTTTCAGCTCAGCCACAATGTCAGTAGTGGGTGTCATAAACTCCTGTGCCAgtcccacagacagacagcccaGTAAGATCAGCTGGTGTAGTGACATCACCTCACTTATATATCTGCAGTACCTCAGTGAAATAGAGGCgatttctcctctctgtcttcttaTATATTCCGGGTCTGTGTTCCCGGAAAGTGCAGTGCTGATATTCTGTTGATAAGATCTTACATCATCTATGTGCATAGGGCCTTGTGCAAATAATATTGCTTGAAGTCCTCCCACAGTTTTTTGAAACACCTCTTTGTTAAGgtattgttttttgattttttcagaGATGAAATGATGTTTTAGTAGGGATTGAacataaattatgaataatgaGCATAAGACTTTCAGCTAAACATGTAGATACTTTttataatgtgtatttattcatatctgCAGGTAGAGAATTTTGAATTTGTACAGTCAACTTATTGAGTGAACAGACAACACAATCCATAACTATGCATGacttttcagagaaaatattgtaacaaaataattacaaaataatgtaaaaggaaatgtgGTGGATAGGTATAATCAAAGAAAGTAATAGTGTAAATGCAAACTACAGTTTGGTATTTAGTATTTTTAAGAGAAATTGGATAAGGATATTAAAGACATTGGGATGTGTTATACTCAGCCTCTGTGAATAATTCTCCTAAGTTGTGCGCAGGAGGACGTTCGGTGTGATTTGGcactctctctgtgctgggtaAGGCTGGATCTCTGGCTCTGTCCTATCCACGTGCTCGGTAATGCTATCTCTCTGGTCTGTCTGTTTTGACTGGGCTGGAGCAGGACACAGCGGGATCCCTGGCTCCCTGTCCCTCTTTGAACAGGTCTGGTTCTTTCTCCAGTTGTTCCTGTGGTGcctgttatatatatatttattttttttttttgcctgacaGAAATCCAGTTACCCAATCTTAACACAAATATCTTCCAATCGAGTGTGGAGAGCGCAACAGTTTCACAATATCCAATAAATCAAGAGGGACGAACTCTTGCATAAAAAAGTGCATAAAGTTTAACTGCAGCTTGGCAGTTCATAAGAGACCAAAATATCCCATGTGAGATACATCAGCTCATCTTAATAATGTCAGTCTAATCCATATCCAGTGTAGCAGACAGTTTGCATTTTATAATAGCCTCTGTTATattaatgatgtcattttatcTGCTTGGTGTTGGTGGAGCCACCTAAAATATGGCAGTATATTTACTTGACTCAAGTTCTCGCTGTCTTGCATGGGGTTGTTAGGCTCCTGGTGCTGGCTCCCCTTCTGGTGTTTTCACTATTGTGGTAGTATATTACTGAGTGACAGTTTGTCAATCTGAAGTGGATATGCTGGCAGGACATTTACAAAGctatttaaaatacacacattttcccGTTAGTCACAATTTCAGCAGTCAAATGTCTGGTTACCCAACCTCAACAAAAATCATATCTTCCAGTAAATGAGTAAGCTGGAAACTGCACAATTTCGTAATGTCCAAACAATCAATATGGAAAAACTCACTTTGCTGCCAAAATCAACACCCCACCACTCTTTTGTCAGATAGATATCAGAAACAGAGCATAAAGCTTAACTGCAGCCTTGCAGTTTATACCAGGCAAACAAGACACCTAAGATAAATCCGCTCATTTGAATAATGTCGCTCTGTAACGTGTAGCAGATATTGTGCAGCATAGGTGTTAACCTTGTATTAATTTAAAGGTTTTATACTAcgaatctgaaaaaaaaattaaaataatacttctCATCATCTCATCTCATATAGGCTCAACCAGTACATTCAGCTTAGATTTAATTGTGTCCATTGTTGCCAATTGCAAGTTTGCTTCCTCTTTTAACTTGCAAAGCTTTTTGGGTAATTTTATAGGCATGGCTACTGTGGGTACTAAGGCCACAATATACCCGCAAAGGGTTTTCTCATTAACAAGGCCCTTTGTAAAAATACACTGTACTTATGATAATTACCAGGCCACCCAACCAACCATCGGGTGGCATACTGTCGTTATTATACATGTAACAAAAATGGTACAAATACGCAGGACATATGAACAGGTCTTGGTATACAACTGACTCCCTGACACTGATGACAAAGAAAAGGTGGAAGTCATGTCATTATCTTTTTagtgctttctttttcctctttggaGTCAGGAACTTCTTACAGCAGTTGTGATGAAATGTACTGGAATCTCTCAATGATCATtacaaataatttaacattttcccTACAGCATCACTGGGTGTGAGCTGTGCCAGGGATgtggaaatatgttttaaaaggtAAAAGGTGAGCTGTCTGAatgacagcaggaaaaaaaacagctatcaGAGAACCTCAATATTTCATGACATGGCCTTTGAactaaacacacacgcaaaaagATGGCAGCTTTACTCCTGGGTTTCTGGTGTAAGAGGAGACAACATGGATCTTTTTAAACCAATCATGTGGTGTGGGTCTTCCTCACTAGAtgctgtgattggacagctTCTTTCAGGTCAGTCCCAAAGGTTAGCCCATCCTCAGAAAGGAGTAATCACAgattttcctctcttcttcaCCTGTGCTTTCATCTTTCTTATTGTTGAAGCTATTATCAGGTCTACAGTTCTCCTGTTACCCTCTCTAGCAAACAATGAGTGATATTTTTTTGAGTGATTTACAAACGATTGGACAAGAAGGACACAGTGTTTTACTCCAAGAGGTATTTAAAGAGATAAACAACCTGTTATCGggtatttatctttttaaatacCCTATAACAATGGAGAGGAGTCCCACCATGTTCACATTGACAGGTAGTCGATCTTCTAGCTGGACAGTACTGAAATAGGAACTGCAGGGCACACAGATGGGCAAGGTAAATGAGACTTTGGTCATTCTTTTGTGGTTTGTTCCTGGGGTGGTGTGAGTGCAGCAGCTAAGTTTCCACTTGGCCAGTACTGATATATCTGTCCTGCCCTGATTTTCTTGTAGCATGTTGAATTAATTATTTAGAGGGAGTTCAAGGAGGCCACTTAATTGTGCACATATAGACCTAGCAAGACGTGTTATAAATTGCACAGGAGTGACCCAGTTTAGACTATCTGACCGTGGAGGGgttgaactgcaacatttgaaCTTGAACTTCAAGCTGTTCTTTCAGCAACCATGTCCTTCACAAAAACGATTGGGATCAATCAGTTCAATCATTACAGCAGGAGGACAGCagtttttctgaaatgttctctatgtatttatttaacagttTGTTGTCTGAGAAATCTTCTGAATTTTTCagaagcaggagcaggagcaggtggATTTATGGCAGGAGCGTGATTGGTTCTTTATGCTGGACTCGGGGCCAGAGGGGCGTGGCTATGCAGA
This genomic interval carries:
- the LOC118777201 gene encoding complement C1q-like protein 3 — encoded protein: MSLHQLILLGCLSVGLAQEFMTPTTDIVAELKALKARVEKLEKEKQDTPKVAFTARLLESGKQHTGPFNIHTTLIYKDVVTNIGANYNPTTGMFTAPVKGVYFFSFTNFGYMSNGAHIGTTLYKNDEHIVSAFQYKTDNTEDVSSSAATLVLEVGDQVYVRLPSGFKVYDDAHDRCSFSGFLLFQTEDALKPCNSADHS
- the ela3l gene encoding elastase 3 like; this encodes MIPIVLASILFASAYGCGTPPIEPLSSRVVNGVDAHPHSWPWQISLQYLRDNEWRHTCGGSLIATNWVMTAAHCINTKLTYRVFVGKHNLLLDEPGSQAITPETLIVHEKWNPILVALGNDIALIKLSEHVTLSDQVQLACIPAAETILAHEYPCYITGWGRLYTNGPIADNLQQALMPVVDHATCTKPDWWGPALRKTMVCAGGDGVVGGCNGDSGGPLNCRNPEGVWEVHGIASFVSGLGCNYIKKPTVFTRVSAFNDWISQAMMNN